One Azospirillum brasilense DNA segment encodes these proteins:
- a CDS encoding crotonase/enoyl-CoA hydratase family protein encodes MSTLVLEDNDDGIVTLTLNLPEQRNPISDPEMIDALVETFSRLDADMGTRVIILTGAGGAFSSGGNLKKMGASGGLNDTVAAQTRRNYKLGIQRIPLLLEAMEVPVIAAVNGPAIGAGCDLACMCDLRIAGESARFAESFVKVGIVPGDGGAWLLPRVVGFSKACEMALTGDVIDAAEALACGLVSRVVPDTDLLPQARALAARIAVNPPHVVRMTKRLLREGQTVKLDTLLEMSAAMQALAHATEDHKEAVAALLGKRPPRFIGA; translated from the coding sequence GTGTCGACCCTCGTGCTCGAAGACAACGACGATGGAATCGTCACGCTCACCCTGAATCTTCCGGAGCAGCGCAACCCGATCTCCGATCCGGAGATGATCGACGCCCTGGTGGAGACGTTCAGCCGTCTCGATGCGGACATGGGGACGCGCGTCATCATCCTCACCGGTGCCGGCGGGGCTTTCTCATCCGGCGGGAACCTGAAGAAGATGGGGGCGAGTGGCGGCCTGAACGATACGGTCGCCGCGCAGACGCGGCGGAACTACAAGCTGGGCATCCAGCGCATCCCACTGCTTCTCGAAGCCATGGAGGTTCCGGTGATCGCGGCGGTGAACGGTCCGGCGATCGGCGCCGGCTGCGATCTCGCCTGCATGTGCGACCTCCGCATCGCCGGGGAGAGCGCGCGCTTCGCCGAGAGCTTCGTCAAGGTCGGCATCGTGCCGGGGGATGGTGGAGCGTGGCTGCTGCCGCGTGTCGTCGGTTTCTCCAAGGCCTGTGAAATGGCCCTGACCGGCGATGTCATCGACGCCGCCGAGGCGCTCGCCTGCGGTCTCGTCTCGCGGGTCGTTCCTGACACGGACCTGCTGCCGCAGGCGCGGGCCCTGGCCGCGCGCATCGCCGTCAACCCGCCGCATGTGGTGCGCATGACCAAGCGTCTGCTGCGCGAAGGCCAGACGGTCAAGCTCGACACGCTGCTGGAGATGTCGGCGGCCATGCAGGCGCTGGCCCACGCGACCGAGGATCACAAGGAAGCGGTCGCGGCTCTGCTGGGCAAGCGTCCTCCCCGCTTCATCGGCGCGTAA
- a CDS encoding branched-chain amino acid ABC transporter permease, with product MTASPLPRVGALAIGVIAAATLPLWVGDFYQLHLAALIGVYWVLIAGLNLVVGYTGQLSIGHVGLLSIGSYTFAIVVGRYGVDPLLTLALAGALGGLCGFLLGLPSLRLPGFYFAMATMAFALIMAELSLAQGELTGGGAGLPVPAFNAPFDTPPGFYWLVLLVAGLITWMTWNVARLMWGRGLIALRDSEVAAAAVGVPVFRLKLTVFTFSGVTAGIGGALFASLQSYITPDTFIFELGLFFFVCIIIGGRGSILGPFVGTVVLTALPEMVAPLAKLGNFFYGLLLLAVVLVVPEGIGHLIKTVIARFQKKQPDSQGVQPDIGRLVTAIQRGHAS from the coding sequence ATGACGGCATCCCCCCTTCCGCGTGTCGGCGCGCTCGCCATCGGCGTCATTGCGGCGGCGACGCTGCCCTTGTGGGTCGGCGACTTCTACCAGCTCCACCTCGCCGCGCTGATCGGCGTCTACTGGGTGCTGATCGCCGGGCTCAACCTCGTCGTCGGCTACACCGGCCAGCTGTCCATCGGCCATGTCGGGCTGCTGTCCATCGGCTCATACACCTTCGCCATCGTGGTCGGGCGCTACGGCGTCGATCCGCTGCTGACTCTGGCGCTGGCCGGCGCGCTGGGCGGGCTGTGCGGCTTCCTGCTGGGCCTGCCGTCGCTGCGCCTTCCCGGCTTCTACTTCGCCATGGCGACCATGGCCTTCGCGCTGATCATGGCGGAGCTGTCGCTGGCCCAGGGCGAGTTGACGGGCGGCGGCGCCGGCCTGCCGGTTCCCGCCTTCAACGCGCCCTTCGACACGCCGCCGGGCTTCTATTGGCTGGTCCTGCTGGTCGCCGGGCTGATCACCTGGATGACGTGGAACGTCGCCCGGCTGATGTGGGGCCGGGGGCTGATCGCGCTGCGCGACAGCGAGGTCGCCGCCGCCGCCGTGGGCGTTCCGGTCTTCCGGTTGAAGCTGACGGTCTTCACCTTCAGCGGGGTCACCGCGGGGATCGGCGGCGCGCTGTTCGCCTCGCTGCAGAGCTACATCACGCCGGACACCTTCATCTTCGAACTCGGCCTGTTCTTCTTCGTCTGCATCATCATCGGCGGGCGCGGCAGCATCCTCGGCCCCTTCGTCGGCACGGTGGTCCTCACCGCACTGCCGGAAATGGTGGCGCCGCTCGCCAAGCTGGGGAACTTCTTCTACGGGCTTCTGCTGCTGGCCGTGGTGCTGGTGGTGCCGGAGGGCATCGGCCACCTCATCAAGACGGTGATCGCTCGCTTCCAGAAAAAGCAGCCGGACTCCCAGGGCGTGCAGCCCGACATCGGGCGCCTGGTCACGGCCATCCAACGGGGGCACGCATCATGA
- a CDS encoding mandelate racemase/muconate lactonizing enzyme family protein: MNITAIEAIPIAIPYRHNGPATGFGGAVWTTANYLIVRVETDEGLTGYGEAFGYNVIPVTKLFIERNLAPLVIGRDATDIAGLMEDLKKTLHIFGRGGTVQYALSGLDIALWDLAGKRAGVPVWKLAGGHARGEIPVYASLMRLSEPDLVAASCAEALDRGYREIKLHEKTVEAVAAARRTVGDGVELMLDVNCAWSPGAAIEMAQKLAPHRLKWLEEPVWPPEDLDGLVRTRRAAVVPIATGENTPNAWAFKALAACEGIDFLQPSVTKVGGITEFLRVGALAELNGRTLAPHSPYSGPGFLATLHMAAVFAGMGAIERLYIDLEAPVFGAIGLPRPDGTIAIPDGPGLGADPDPEVLRRYRLDL; the protein is encoded by the coding sequence ATGAACATCACCGCCATCGAGGCGATTCCGATCGCCATCCCCTATCGGCACAACGGCCCGGCCACCGGCTTCGGCGGCGCGGTGTGGACCACGGCCAACTATCTCATCGTCCGCGTCGAGACGGATGAGGGGCTGACCGGCTATGGCGAGGCCTTCGGCTACAACGTCATCCCCGTTACCAAACTGTTCATCGAGCGCAATCTGGCACCGCTCGTCATCGGGCGCGACGCGACGGACATCGCCGGGCTGATGGAGGATCTGAAGAAGACGCTCCACATCTTCGGGCGCGGCGGCACGGTCCAGTACGCGCTGAGCGGGCTGGACATCGCCCTGTGGGACCTGGCCGGCAAACGCGCCGGGGTGCCGGTGTGGAAGCTGGCCGGTGGCCATGCGCGCGGCGAGATCCCGGTCTATGCCAGCCTGATGCGGCTGAGCGAGCCGGACCTCGTCGCCGCCTCCTGCGCCGAGGCGCTCGACCGCGGCTACCGCGAGATCAAGCTGCACGAGAAGACCGTGGAGGCGGTCGCCGCCGCCCGCCGCACCGTCGGCGACGGGGTGGAGCTGATGCTGGACGTGAATTGCGCCTGGAGCCCCGGCGCGGCGATCGAGATGGCGCAGAAGCTGGCCCCGCACCGGCTGAAATGGCTGGAGGAGCCGGTCTGGCCACCGGAGGACCTGGATGGGCTCGTGCGGACACGTCGCGCCGCCGTGGTCCCCATCGCGACCGGCGAGAACACGCCGAACGCCTGGGCCTTCAAGGCTCTGGCGGCCTGCGAGGGGATCGACTTCCTGCAACCGAGCGTCACCAAGGTCGGCGGCATCACGGAATTCCTGCGGGTCGGCGCCCTGGCCGAGCTGAACGGGCGGACGCTCGCCCCGCACTCGCCCTATTCCGGGCCGGGCTTCCTGGCGACCCTGCACATGGCGGCGGTCTTCGCCGGAATGGGCGCCATCGAGCGGCTCTACATCGATCTGGAGGCGCCGGTGTTCGGCGCGATCGGCCTGCCGCGGCCCGACGGCACCATCGCCATTCCCGACGGTCCCGGCCTTGGCGCTGATCCCGACCCGGAGGTCCTGCGCCGCTACCGGCTCGACCTGTGA
- a CDS encoding branched-chain amino acid ABC transporter permease: MLTVLVSGLAIGALYAATGLAYNIMFSTSKVLSVTTGHICMLGGVFGAYFMLDFGLPAPVALVGAVLVGAGFGLLTEVIAIRRVLARSDEHLWLLSTLALATMVQQAVGLWWGTEPRPFPRLFDQDFTAGVLDQKYWLPIAAVVAMALGLEFFYRRTMYGKVFQAVSEDAFAARAHGIATDRTRALSFAIAGALGGLAGFAAGQLTFAFFALGLTLTLYGFIALAVGGLGSNVGALVGGIALGLFQTVATYLFGGEYQQTIAVGLLMVVLLVKPEGLFGSKKVRPV; the protein is encoded by the coding sequence ATGCTTACCGTTCTTGTGTCGGGGCTGGCGATCGGCGCGCTCTACGCGGCGACGGGCCTCGCCTACAACATCATGTTCTCGACCTCGAAGGTCCTGAGCGTGACGACCGGCCACATCTGCATGCTGGGCGGTGTCTTCGGCGCCTATTTCATGCTCGATTTCGGGCTTCCGGCGCCGGTGGCGCTGGTCGGCGCGGTGCTGGTCGGGGCGGGCTTCGGCCTGCTGACCGAGGTCATCGCGATCCGCCGCGTCCTGGCCCGCTCCGACGAGCATCTGTGGCTGCTCAGCACGCTGGCTCTGGCGACCATGGTGCAGCAGGCGGTCGGTCTGTGGTGGGGCACCGAGCCGCGCCCCTTCCCGCGCCTGTTCGACCAGGACTTCACCGCGGGCGTCCTCGACCAGAAATACTGGCTGCCCATCGCCGCGGTGGTCGCGATGGCGCTCGGCCTCGAATTCTTCTACCGGCGGACGATGTACGGTAAGGTGTTCCAGGCCGTGTCGGAGGACGCCTTCGCCGCCCGCGCCCACGGCATCGCCACCGACCGCACCCGCGCCCTGTCCTTCGCCATTGCCGGCGCGCTCGGCGGCCTGGCCGGCTTCGCGGCCGGACAGCTGACCTTCGCCTTCTTCGCGCTCGGCCTCACCCTCACCCTGTACGGCTTCATCGCCCTGGCGGTGGGCGGGTTGGGCAGCAACGTCGGCGCCCTGGTCGGCGGCATCGCGCTCGGCCTGTTCCAGACGGTGGCCACCTACCTGTTCGGCGGCGAGTACCAGCAGACCATCGCGGTCGGCCTGCTGATGGTCGTGCTTCTCGTCAAACCCGAAGGTCTCTTCGGCTCCAAGAAGGTGCGCCCGGTATGA
- a CDS encoding mandelate racemase/muconate lactonizing enzyme family protein has translation MRISDIELAAVDLRLERPLRTAIHEISTVSCLLVTVRTDEGVAGEGYGFCFGMDRLRAIAQLTASLKPKVVGRDPFQVEALWADLFRHLNFCGQAGLALHAMTPIDVACWDIIGKVANQPLYRLFGAHRERVPVYASGGLWLSSGLDELRAEARAFVEQGFRAMKLRLGSKRWQDDIARIEAVRDVIGPDIALMVDANQGLTPAHALRLGRALEGFELVWFEEPVPTWNDEGSAALAAALDTPIASGETEYTRYGLKRQIHARAADILMPDLQRMGGYTEFRKAIGLMAAHDVPFSPHIFTEHSLHLVASSAGAIHAEHMPWFGPLFREPMPIEADGTILVPDRPGVGFTFDWDGLDGMRAPL, from the coding sequence TTGCGCATTTCCGACATCGAATTGGCGGCGGTGGACCTGCGCCTGGAGCGGCCGCTGCGCACGGCGATCCATGAAATCAGCACGGTGTCATGCCTCCTCGTGACCGTGCGGACCGACGAGGGCGTGGCCGGCGAGGGCTATGGCTTCTGCTTCGGCATGGACCGCCTGCGCGCCATCGCCCAGTTGACCGCCAGCCTGAAGCCGAAAGTGGTCGGCCGCGATCCGTTCCAGGTGGAAGCGCTGTGGGCCGACCTGTTCCGCCATCTGAACTTCTGCGGACAGGCCGGGCTCGCGCTGCACGCCATGACGCCCATCGACGTCGCCTGCTGGGACATCATTGGGAAGGTGGCCAACCAGCCGCTCTACCGGCTGTTCGGCGCCCATCGCGAGCGCGTTCCGGTCTATGCCAGCGGCGGGCTCTGGCTGTCCTCCGGGCTGGACGAACTCCGGGCGGAGGCTCGGGCCTTCGTCGAGCAGGGCTTCAGGGCGATGAAGCTGCGCCTCGGCTCCAAGCGCTGGCAGGACGACATCGCCCGGATCGAGGCGGTGCGCGACGTCATCGGCCCGGACATCGCCCTGATGGTGGACGCCAACCAGGGGCTCACCCCCGCCCACGCCCTGCGGCTGGGCCGCGCGCTGGAAGGGTTCGAACTGGTGTGGTTCGAGGAGCCGGTCCCGACCTGGAACGACGAGGGGAGCGCGGCCCTGGCGGCGGCCCTGGACACCCCGATCGCCAGCGGCGAGACGGAGTACACGCGCTACGGCCTGAAGCGGCAGATCCACGCCCGCGCCGCCGACATCCTGATGCCGGACCTGCAGCGGATGGGCGGCTACACCGAATTCCGCAAGGCGATCGGACTGATGGCGGCCCACGACGTGCCCTTCTCCCCGCACATCTTCACGGAGCACAGCCTGCATCTCGTGGCGTCCTCGGCCGGCGCCATCCATGCCGAGCATATGCCGTGGTTCGGGCCGCTGTTCCGCGAGCCCATGCCCATCGAGGCGGACGGCACGATCCTGGTGCCCGACCGCCCCGGCGTCGGCTTCACCTTCGATTGGGACGGCCTCGACGGGATGCGCGCGCCCCTCTGA
- a CDS encoding ABC transporter ATP-binding protein, which yields MSTLVADNVSKRFGGVTALSNVSLELQEGEIHGLIGPNGSGKTTLLNLLSGFYQTDEGDVRLDGESLARSPVQRRPRVGVARTFQKPRLLGSLSVLDNAMLGGWCDTRAGFLETALALPRARREERALRERAEELLHGVGLGYAIHRRASLLDHAEQRFLEIARGLVMRARFILLDEPAGGLTETEIEHLADILAALRDAGVGVLLVEHHTDFVFSVCDRVTTLNLGRMIKHATPAEVRSDPEVIRVYLGA from the coding sequence ATGAGCACGCTGGTTGCCGACAATGTGAGCAAGCGCTTCGGCGGCGTGACGGCGCTCAGCAACGTCTCGCTGGAACTGCAGGAGGGCGAGATCCATGGCCTGATCGGCCCGAACGGCAGCGGAAAGACGACCCTGCTCAACCTGCTGAGCGGCTTCTACCAGACCGACGAGGGCGACGTCCGGCTGGACGGCGAATCGCTCGCCCGCTCGCCGGTGCAGCGGCGCCCCCGCGTCGGGGTGGCCCGCACCTTCCAGAAGCCCCGCCTGCTGGGGAGCCTCAGCGTGCTCGACAACGCCATGCTGGGCGGCTGGTGCGACACGCGGGCGGGCTTCCTGGAGACCGCCCTGGCACTGCCGCGGGCGCGGCGGGAGGAACGGGCCTTGCGCGAACGGGCGGAGGAGCTGCTGCACGGCGTCGGCCTCGGCTACGCCATTCACCGCCGGGCGAGCCTGCTCGACCACGCCGAACAGCGGTTTTTGGAGATCGCGCGCGGCCTCGTCATGCGCGCCCGCTTCATCCTGCTCGACGAGCCGGCGGGCGGCCTGACCGAGACCGAGATCGAGCATCTCGCCGACATCCTCGCCGCGCTGCGCGACGCCGGGGTCGGCGTTCTGCTCGTGGAGCACCACACCGACTTCGTGTTCAGCGTCTGCGACCGCGTCACCACGCTGAACCTCGGGCGCATGATCAAGCACGCCACCCCGGCGGAGGTGCGCAGCGACCCCGAAGTCATCCGCGTCTATCTGGGAGCGTGA
- a CDS encoding ABC transporter ATP-binding protein, which produces MHMGSVNRPNPILLDVVDLHVAYGKAEVVHGASFRVHRGEFVVLLGRNGAGKSTMLHAISGLIPKKGGRVTLAGAEIGAAAPRDIVRSGVVQVLEGHRVFGGLSVEDNLLLGTYAKSSRGDRTKLDRIYALFPELAERRHQQASRLSGGQQQILAVGQGVIGDPTLLILDEPSGGLAPIVIDRILDVASELCKAGMAILLVEQLVEKALRHADYCYLTETGRIVGSGTPAEVQSSDLLQRVYLGGAH; this is translated from the coding sequence ATGCACATGGGCTCAGTCAACCGACCCAACCCGATCCTGCTCGACGTGGTCGACCTGCACGTCGCCTATGGCAAGGCGGAGGTCGTGCACGGCGCCTCCTTCCGCGTCCATCGCGGGGAGTTCGTCGTCCTGCTCGGCCGCAACGGCGCCGGCAAGAGCACGATGCTGCACGCGATCTCCGGCCTGATCCCCAAGAAGGGCGGGCGCGTCACCCTGGCCGGGGCGGAGATCGGGGCCGCCGCACCGCGCGACATCGTGCGCTCCGGGGTCGTCCAGGTGCTGGAAGGGCACCGCGTGTTCGGCGGCCTGTCGGTGGAGGACAACCTCCTGCTCGGCACCTACGCGAAGTCGTCGCGCGGCGACCGCACCAAGCTCGACCGCATCTACGCCCTGTTCCCGGAGCTGGCCGAACGCCGCCACCAGCAGGCGTCGCGCCTCAGCGGCGGGCAGCAGCAGATCCTGGCGGTGGGGCAGGGGGTGATCGGCGATCCGACGCTGCTGATCCTGGACGAGCCGTCCGGCGGTCTGGCGCCCATCGTCATCGACCGCATCCTCGACGTGGCGAGCGAACTCTGCAAGGCCGGCATGGCGATCCTGCTGGTCGAGCAGCTCGTCGAGAAGGCGCTGCGCCACGCCGACTACTGCTACTTGACGGAAACCGGGCGGATCGTCGGCTCCGGCACGCCCGCCGAGGTGCAGAGCAGCGACCTGCTGCAGCGCGTCTATCTGGGCGGCGCGCATTAG
- a CDS encoding ABC transporter substrate-binding protein, translated as MSTHRNPIRIHLGRSGLGASLTLALGLLAGTASADSSPIKIGWLSSLTGPLSSAAIAENQGVQFAVNEINKAGGINGRKIELITRDTAGDPTKAVNFAQQLVLSEKVDFVIGPVNSGESLATVPILARAGVPNIIIGTVDELTDPQKYPRAFRAIATNEQWISSANSYAIKTLKRSKVAIIGDTTGYGTSSAKKAEALLADAGIKPVYSVLIDANKTDLTDEMTKARAAGADVVMPWSAATGLLARVLNARGNMQWDVPVVGHPAIMGLPIKDLLNKPDYWEKTYAAGYASTTYGPDGKLPEATSALMEKMRPEFGGTINFTFWWVTLGYDTVKIIEHAVKTAGSTDKAAVQKALENTQGLKGSYADYSWGPNQRNGFPDASIVINRANTFKDGSFEAAPH; from the coding sequence ATGAGCACGCACCGGAATCCCATCCGTATCCATCTTGGCCGTTCGGGGCTGGGCGCCAGCCTCACCCTGGCGCTTGGCCTGCTTGCCGGCACAGCCAGCGCCGACTCCTCGCCGATCAAGATCGGCTGGCTGTCCTCGTTGACCGGTCCGCTGTCGTCGGCGGCCATCGCCGAGAACCAGGGCGTCCAGTTCGCCGTCAACGAGATCAACAAGGCCGGCGGGATCAACGGCCGGAAGATCGAGCTGATCACCCGCGACACCGCGGGCGACCCGACCAAGGCGGTGAACTTCGCGCAGCAGCTCGTGCTCAGCGAGAAGGTCGACTTCGTCATCGGTCCGGTGAACTCCGGCGAATCGCTGGCGACCGTCCCGATCCTCGCCCGCGCCGGCGTGCCCAACATCATCATCGGCACGGTCGACGAGCTGACCGACCCGCAGAAGTACCCGCGCGCCTTCCGCGCCATCGCCACCAACGAGCAGTGGATCAGCAGCGCCAACAGCTACGCCATCAAGACCCTGAAGCGGAGCAAGGTGGCGATCATCGGCGATACCACCGGCTACGGCACGTCGAGCGCGAAGAAGGCGGAGGCCCTGCTGGCGGACGCCGGGATCAAGCCGGTCTACAGCGTGCTGATCGACGCCAACAAGACGGACCTGACCGACGAGATGACCAAGGCGCGCGCCGCCGGCGCCGACGTGGTCATGCCCTGGTCGGCGGCCACCGGCCTGCTGGCGCGGGTTCTGAACGCGCGGGGCAACATGCAGTGGGACGTTCCCGTCGTCGGCCATCCGGCCATCATGGGCCTGCCGATCAAGGATCTGCTGAACAAGCCCGACTATTGGGAAAAGACCTACGCCGCCGGCTACGCCAGCACGACCTACGGCCCGGACGGCAAGCTGCCCGAGGCGACGAGCGCCCTGATGGAGAAGATGCGGCCAGAGTTCGGCGGCACCATCAACTTTACCTTCTGGTGGGTCACGCTGGGCTACGACACCGTCAAGATCATCGAGCACGCCGTGAAGACCGCGGGCTCGACGGACAAGGCCGCGGTGCAGAAGGCGCTGGAGAACACCCAGGGGCTGAAGGGCAGCTACGCCGACTACAGCTGGGGACCGAACCAGCGCAACGGCTTCCCGGATGCCAGCATCGTGATCAACCGCGCCAACACCTTCAAGGACGGCAGCTTCGAGGCCGCCCCGCACTGA
- a CDS encoding acyl-CoA dehydrogenase family protein has protein sequence MDLIDFPPPPAQDVEALRAEVRAFLAEELATRRPQDRARSWSGFDADFSRKVGARGWIGMTWPKRYGGHERSALERYVVLEEMLAAGAPVAAHWFADRQSGPLLLKVGSEEQRRTLLPRMAAGECCFCIGMSEPDSGSDLAAVRTRAVPVEGGFVVNGTKLWTTYAHHAHFMILFCRTGGAEERHGGTSQFLVDLKTPGITIRPIADLAGEHHFNEVVFEDAFLPSSALLGQLGDGWNQVVGELAFERSGPERFLSSFTLLVELVRALGPNPSEQAAVAAGRLTAHLLVLRRLSRSVAGMLQNGENPALQAALVKDLGAIFEQEIPDIARQLVDAEPSQRSTRDFSAVLAHTILNVPSFSLRGGTREILRGIIARGLGLR, from the coding sequence ATGGATTTGATCGATTTTCCGCCCCCTCCCGCCCAGGACGTCGAGGCGTTGCGCGCCGAGGTGCGCGCCTTCCTGGCGGAGGAACTGGCGACCCGCCGTCCGCAGGATCGCGCCCGCTCCTGGAGCGGCTTCGACGCCGACTTCAGCCGCAAGGTCGGCGCGCGTGGCTGGATCGGCATGACCTGGCCCAAGCGCTACGGTGGGCACGAGCGCAGCGCCCTGGAGCGTTACGTCGTGCTGGAGGAGATGCTGGCCGCCGGGGCGCCGGTCGCCGCCCACTGGTTCGCCGACCGCCAGAGCGGGCCGCTGCTGCTGAAGGTCGGCAGCGAGGAGCAGCGGCGGACCCTTCTGCCCCGCATGGCCGCCGGGGAATGCTGTTTCTGCATCGGGATGAGCGAGCCGGACTCCGGCTCCGACCTCGCCGCGGTCCGGACGCGCGCCGTGCCGGTGGAGGGAGGCTTCGTCGTCAACGGCACCAAGCTGTGGACCACCTACGCCCACCACGCCCATTTCATGATCCTGTTCTGCCGCACCGGCGGCGCGGAGGAGCGGCATGGCGGCACCAGCCAGTTCCTGGTCGACCTGAAGACGCCCGGCATCACCATCCGCCCGATCGCCGATCTGGCCGGGGAGCATCACTTCAACGAGGTGGTCTTCGAGGACGCCTTTCTGCCGTCCTCGGCCCTGCTCGGCCAGCTCGGGGACGGCTGGAACCAGGTGGTCGGCGAACTGGCCTTCGAGCGCAGCGGGCCGGAGCGGTTCCTGTCCTCCTTCACGCTGCTGGTCGAACTGGTCCGCGCGCTCGGCCCCAACCCGTCGGAGCAGGCGGCGGTGGCGGCGGGCCGCCTGACCGCCCACCTGCTCGTGCTGCGGCGCCTGTCGCGCTCGGTCGCCGGCATGCTGCAGAACGGCGAAAATCCGGCATTGCAGGCGGCGCTGGTCAAGGATCTGGGAGCGATCTTCGAGCAGGAGATCCCCGACATCGCCCGGCAACTGGTCGATGCTGAGCCGTCGCAGCGGTCCACGCGGGACTTCTCCGCGGTGCTGGCCCACACGATCCTGAACGTGCCCTCCTTCTCCCTGCGCGGCGGCACCCGCGAAATCCTGCGCGGCATCATCGCGCGCGGCCTGGGCCTGCGCTGA
- a CDS encoding acyl-CoA dehydrogenase family protein yields MSDTSQILVDTATRLFEETFTPRQLALAETGRWLGTEWQAVEDMGLPLALVPEEAGGFGLPVEEALNLIRLAGAFAVPLPLAETMLANRILASAGLELPGGPVTLAPVRADDRPTLERRDGGWLLSGTAQRVPWGRAAAIMVLAEHDGRTLVALVPAGQAEVTPDINLAYEPRDTLRFETVLPAERVAPSPGVAAADLRRLGAALRCLAMAGALGRILEMTTAYANERSQFGRPIGKFQAIQQHLAVLAGQAAAARAAGDIAAEAVAQGASALPIAAAKVRCGEAAGIAAAIAHQVHGAMGFTHEHSLHFLTKRLWSWRDEFGGEGEWSRLIGREVAQAGADGLWPLVTAA; encoded by the coding sequence GTGAGTGATACCAGCCAGATCCTGGTCGACACGGCGACCAGACTGTTCGAGGAAACCTTTACCCCCCGGCAGCTCGCCCTGGCGGAAACCGGGCGGTGGCTCGGGACGGAGTGGCAGGCGGTCGAGGACATGGGATTGCCGCTGGCCCTGGTGCCGGAGGAGGCCGGCGGCTTCGGCCTGCCGGTGGAGGAGGCGCTGAACCTGATCCGCCTCGCCGGCGCCTTCGCGGTGCCCTTGCCGCTGGCCGAAACCATGCTGGCGAACCGCATCCTGGCCAGTGCCGGGCTGGAACTTCCCGGCGGGCCGGTGACGCTGGCGCCGGTCCGAGCGGACGACCGGCCGACCCTGGAGCGGCGGGACGGGGGGTGGCTGCTCTCCGGCACAGCGCAGCGGGTGCCCTGGGGTCGCGCCGCCGCGATCATGGTCCTGGCCGAGCATGACGGGCGGACCCTGGTCGCCCTGGTCCCGGCGGGGCAGGCGGAGGTCACGCCCGACATCAATCTGGCGTACGAGCCCCGCGACACCCTGCGTTTCGAAACGGTGCTGCCGGCGGAGCGCGTTGCACCGTCGCCCGGCGTCGCGGCGGCGGACCTGCGCCGGCTGGGCGCCGCCCTGCGCTGCCTCGCCATGGCCGGGGCGCTGGGCCGCATCCTGGAGATGACCACCGCCTACGCCAACGAGCGCAGCCAGTTCGGGCGGCCCATCGGCAAGTTCCAGGCGATCCAGCAGCATCTGGCGGTGCTCGCCGGGCAGGCCGCCGCCGCCCGCGCCGCTGGGGACATCGCGGCGGAGGCGGTGGCGCAGGGCGCCTCGGCGCTGCCCATCGCGGCGGCGAAGGTCCGGTGCGGCGAGGCCGCCGGGATCGCCGCGGCCATCGCCCATCAGGTCCACGGCGCCATGGGGTTCACCCACGAGCACAGCCTGCATTTCCTCACCAAGCGCTTGTGGTCCTGGCGCGACGAATTCGGCGGCGAAGGGGAATGGAGCCGTCTGATCGGGCGAGAGGTGGCGCAGGCGGGGGCCGACGGCCTCTGGCCGCTCGTCACCGCCGCCTGA